In Janthinobacterium sp. 67, a genomic segment contains:
- a CDS encoding STM4011 family radical SAM protein yields the protein MLTTQAPTLSLLYRGTLSSCNYACGYCPFAKKRDSHATLARDAREVARFTGWVAAQKRDIGVLFTPWGEALVRRQYRAAMQTLAALPHVRQVALQTNLSGPLSWLRDMPGLEKIGLWCTYHPGQTTVARFLERCARLDAMGVRYCVGVVAMNEHLDAIRALRAALPEHVYLWLNAYDRRGPGYYSGEDLAWLDAVDPWFAQNRRPSPSRGKPCLAGEASLSVDGDGELTRCHFVPERLGNLYVDDLADMLQERRCPRFKCDCYIGYAQRKDLPFQTVFGEGVLARIVTVSRISGAKSPA from the coding sequence GTGCTGACAACGCAAGCGCCAACGCTGTCCCTGCTGTATCGCGGCACGCTTTCGAGCTGTAATTACGCCTGCGGCTACTGCCCGTTCGCCAAGAAGCGCGACAGCCATGCCACCCTGGCCCGCGATGCGCGTGAAGTGGCGCGTTTTACCGGCTGGGTGGCGGCACAAAAACGGGACATCGGCGTCCTGTTCACGCCGTGGGGCGAAGCGCTGGTGCGGCGCCAGTACCGCGCGGCCATGCAGACGCTGGCTGCCTTGCCCCACGTGCGCCAAGTGGCGCTGCAGACGAATCTGTCCGGCCCCCTGAGCTGGTTGCGTGACATGCCAGGGCTGGAAAAAATCGGCCTGTGGTGCACCTACCACCCGGGCCAGACGACCGTGGCCCGCTTTCTCGAACGCTGCGCGAGGCTGGACGCGATGGGCGTGCGCTATTGCGTCGGCGTCGTCGCCATGAACGAGCACCTGGACGCCATCCGCGCCCTGCGCGCGGCCCTGCCGGAGCACGTCTATCTGTGGCTGAACGCCTACGACCGCCGTGGCCCCGGCTACTACAGCGGGGAAGACCTGGCCTGGCTCGATGCCGTCGACCCGTGGTTTGCGCAAAACCGCCGCCCGTCGCCCTCGCGCGGCAAGCCATGCCTGGCGGGCGAAGCGTCGCTGTCCGTCGATGGCGATGGCGAACTGACACGCTGCCATTTCGTGCCGGAGCGCTTGGGGAATCTGTACGTGGATGACTTGGCAGACATGCTACAGGAACGCCGCTGCCCGCGCTTCAAGTGCGATTGCTATATCGGCTATGCACAGCGCAAGGATTTGCCGTTTCAAACGGTGTTCGGGGAGGGAGTATTGGCGAGGATTGTGACCGTAAGTCGGATTAGCGGGGCGAAAAGCCCCGCGTAA
- a CDS encoding STM4013/SEN3800 family hydrolase has product MFKDTAAIPDMHAVVGSHDIVFITLDTLRYDVAQALYEAGELPVLGRLLPPGGWDKRHSPATFTYAAHQAFFAGFLPTPAAPGRHPRLFASAFSGSETTSPHTFAFKEADLPAALAARGYRTICIGGVGFFNKQTALGTVLPSLFQESHWSAGMGVSSRHSTQKQVALATRLLAQNDQRTFLFINVAALHTPNRAYLPGCRSDNLDSHAAALRYVDSALAPLFAACAARAPTFAIVCSDHGSAYGEDGYRGHRVAHDSVWTVPYAHFVVAPDTISQESPP; this is encoded by the coding sequence ATGTTTAAAGATACAGCAGCCATCCCCGACATGCACGCCGTCGTCGGCAGCCACGACATCGTCTTCATCACGCTCGACACTTTGCGCTATGACGTGGCGCAAGCCCTGTATGAGGCGGGCGAACTGCCCGTGCTGGGGCGCTTGCTGCCGCCGGGCGGCTGGGACAAGCGCCACTCGCCCGCCACGTTTACCTACGCGGCGCACCAGGCCTTCTTTGCAGGTTTCTTGCCCACGCCGGCCGCGCCGGGCCGCCATCCGCGCCTGTTCGCCTCCGCTTTTTCTGGCAGCGAAACCACCTCGCCGCACACGTTTGCCTTCAAGGAAGCGGACCTGCCCGCCGCACTGGCCGCGCGCGGCTACCGCACCATCTGCATCGGCGGCGTGGGTTTCTTCAATAAACAGACCGCCTTGGGCACCGTGCTGCCGTCGCTGTTCCAGGAAAGCCACTGGAGCGCGGGCATGGGCGTGTCCAGCCGCCATTCGACGCAAAAGCAGGTGGCGCTGGCGACCCGGCTGCTGGCGCAAAACGACCAGCGCACCTTCTTGTTCATCAACGTGGCCGCCCTGCACACGCCGAACCGCGCCTACCTGCCTGGCTGCCGCAGCGATAACCTCGATAGCCATGCGGCCGCCCTGCGCTATGTCGACAGCGCGCTGGCGCCCCTGTTTGCCGCCTGCGCCGCGCGCGCGCCCACGTTCGCCATCGTCTGCTCGGACCATGGCAGCGCCTATGGCGAAGACGGCTACCGTGGCCACAGGGTCGCCCATGACAGCGTGTGGACTGTGCCATACGCACACTTCGTCGTCGCGCCAGATACCATTTCCCAGGAGTCCCCACCGTGA
- a CDS encoding STM4012 family radical SAM protein — MNPSEQPGTLAQRMRHTPYQAYSYSYPHKAAYRALPQAAPLAPLWAQQDRSALFAYIHIPFCEMRCGFCNLFAMARPGADMVERYVRQVLVQMRALDGALGERRFARFALGGGTPTYLSPTQLDTLLCGARDILGIDLQATPAGIEASPETVTAERLAVCRAHGIDRVSLGIQSFAAGEMRALARPQQNATVHHAIGLIRAAGFPTLNLDLIYGIAGQTVASLLASIDSALAFRPEEIYLYPLYVREQTGLGKVARRQGAASLNPIMLARDGDSRLALYAAARDHLRAQGYEQVSMRMFRAPHAPEQNGPSYCCQNDGMVGLGAGARSYTSRLHYSSEYAVARTQTIGIIEQYLALDEARFGQAEHGYVLDDAEQRRRYVIQSLLTEPGLDRDAYATRFGSRCELDLPQLAELHSLALVEEDGPLLRLNDRGYSYADTIGPWLASETVRALMAEGGQAC; from the coding sequence GTGAACCCATCCGAACAACCGGGCACCCTGGCGCAGCGCATGCGCCACACGCCCTACCAGGCGTACTCGTACTCGTATCCGCACAAGGCGGCCTACCGCGCCTTGCCGCAGGCCGCGCCGCTGGCGCCCCTGTGGGCGCAGCAGGACCGCTCCGCCCTCTTCGCCTACATCCACATCCCGTTTTGCGAGATGCGCTGCGGCTTTTGCAACCTGTTCGCCATGGCGCGCCCCGGCGCCGACATGGTCGAGCGTTACGTGCGGCAGGTGCTGGTGCAGATGCGCGCCCTCGATGGCGCGCTCGGTGAACGGCGCTTTGCCCGCTTCGCGCTCGGTGGCGGCACGCCCACCTATCTGTCGCCCACGCAGCTCGACACCTTGCTGTGCGGCGCGCGCGACATCCTCGGCATCGATTTGCAGGCGACGCCGGCCGGCATCGAAGCGTCGCCCGAAACCGTCACGGCCGAGCGGCTTGCCGTGTGCCGCGCGCATGGCATCGACCGGGTCAGCCTCGGCATCCAGAGCTTTGCCGCCGGCGAGATGCGCGCGCTGGCCCGGCCCCAGCAAAACGCCACCGTCCATCACGCCATCGGCCTGATACGCGCGGCAGGATTTCCCACCCTGAACCTGGACCTGATCTATGGCATCGCCGGGCAAACCGTGGCCAGCCTGCTCGCTTCCATCGATAGCGCATTGGCCTTCCGGCCAGAGGAAATCTATCTGTATCCGCTGTATGTACGGGAACAAACGGGTCTTGGAAAAGTGGCGCGCCGCCAGGGGGCCGCGTCGCTCAACCCCATCATGCTGGCCCGCGATGGCGACAGCCGTCTGGCCCTGTACGCGGCCGCGCGCGACCATTTGCGCGCCCAGGGCTATGAGCAGGTGTCGATGCGCATGTTCCGCGCACCGCATGCGCCCGAGCAGAACGGGCCCTCGTACTGCTGCCAGAACGACGGCATGGTGGGCCTGGGCGCGGGCGCCCGTTCCTACACTTCGCGCCTGCATTATTCGAGCGAATACGCGGTGGCGCGCACACAGACCATCGGCATCATCGAACAGTATCTGGCGCTGGACGAGGCACGCTTCGGGCAGGCGGAGCACGGCTACGTCCTCGATGATGCGGAACAGCGCCGCCGCTACGTGATCCAGTCGCTGCTGACGGAACCGGGCCTGGACCGCGACGCCTACGCGACGCGCTTCGGCAGCCGCTGCGAGCTTGATCTGCCGCAGCTGGCCGAGCTGCACTCCTTGGCCCTGGTGGAAGAAGATGGCCCGCTGCTGCGCCTGAATGACCGCGGCTACAGCTACGCCGACACCATCGGCCCGTGGCTGGCGTCCGAGACGGTGCGCGCGCTGATGGCCGAAGGCGGCCAGGCGTGCTGA
- a CDS encoding STM4014 family protein, with amino-acid sequence MLLLATQGSKRVRLMQAARAQLRLPPAQVLEWRDWLAQPALLEGALRQAGRLKIEPPGDDPAAHGLLLDAGCRLLDRPPVEGPAHGELLAMDAWFAGFSKAMQDLERQLVAMPHIRVFNVPAEICLMTDKLACQRHLAAHGIAIPALLGPVHGYDHLQSLLHEHQLDRVYLKPRYGSSASGVVAYRRNKAGRQQATTSAALQLGGGAARLFNVKRMARYETRRDIAALVDALAAQQLYAEAWLNKPRCGDGHYDLRIVTVAGRPAHRVARIGQQMMTNLHLDNRRGDAAVLLHADDLAALETTATLAARAFPHSHVTGYDLVVRHGQARVLEANAFGDLLPGLLWQGADTYAAQLNHV; translated from the coding sequence GCTTTTACTGGCGACACAGGGCAGCAAGCGCGTGCGGCTGATGCAGGCGGCGCGCGCACAGCTGCGCCTGCCGCCCGCGCAAGTGCTGGAATGGCGCGACTGGCTGGCGCAGCCGGCGCTGCTGGAAGGCGCTTTGCGCCAGGCCGGCCGGCTGAAGATCGAGCCGCCCGGCGACGATCCCGCCGCCCATGGGCTGTTGCTGGACGCGGGCTGCCGGCTGCTGGACCGTCCTCCGGTCGAGGGGCCCGCGCATGGCGAATTGCTGGCCATGGATGCGTGGTTTGCCGGCTTTTCCAAGGCCATGCAGGACCTGGAGAGGCAACTGGTGGCCATGCCGCACATACGCGTCTTCAATGTGCCAGCCGAAATCTGTCTCATGACGGACAAGCTGGCCTGCCAGCGCCACCTGGCCGCGCACGGCATCGCCATTCCCGCCCTGCTGGGACCCGTGCATGGTTACGACCACCTGCAATCGCTGCTGCACGAACACCAGCTTGACCGCGTCTATTTAAAGCCTCGCTACGGCTCGTCCGCGTCCGGTGTCGTCGCCTACCGCAGGAACAAGGCGGGGCGGCAGCAAGCCACGACCTCGGCCGCCTTGCAGCTGGGAGGCGGCGCGGCGCGTCTGTTCAACGTCAAGCGCATGGCCCGCTACGAGACCCGGCGCGACATCGCCGCCCTCGTGGACGCCTTGGCCGCGCAACAGCTGTATGCGGAAGCGTGGTTGAACAAGCCGCGCTGCGGCGACGGCCATTACGACCTGCGCATCGTCACTGTGGCGGGCCGGCCCGCGCACCGCGTGGCGCGCATCGGACAGCAGATGATGACCAATCTGCACCTCGACAACCGGCGTGGCGACGCGGCAGTCCTCCTGCACGCAGACGACCTGGCGGCGCTGGAAACGACCGCCACCCTGGCCGCACGCGCCTTCCCGCACAGCCACGTGACGGGCTACGACCTCGTCGTGCGCCACGGCCAGGCCCGCGTGCTCGAAGCGAACGCCTTCGGCGACCTGCTGCCAGGCCTGTTGTGGCAAGGCGCGGACACCTACGCAGCGCAACTGAATCATGTTTAA